GCGTAAGCGAGGAAGCAGTCGTGGAGATCGCCACGGGCATAGGGGCGCCCCTGGTGCTCGATCTCCGAGGTGGCCGCGAGGGCCGCGATGCGCGGCGTCACTTCTGGGCTGATCACGGTCACACGCGCCCCCGCCCGGAGCAGCGATTCCACCTTTTGTTCTGCGACTTTTCCGCCACCAACAACGACACAGCGCCGACCGGCTACCCGCAAAAACACTGGGTAGTACTTCATCGCCCGAATGCTAGCACAAGTCGTACGGACGCGAGAATCTCAATCAAACAGGTGATCGGACAGCTGGCAGGCACACACGCCGCGCGGCGCTTAGGCAGAGAACGAAGAGCCGCAACCGCAGGTGCGGGTGGCTTTGGGGTTGAGAAACTTGAATCCCGCTCCGTGCAGGCCCTTGACGTAATCGATCGTCGTCCCGGCAAGATACTGGGCGCTCGTCGCATCCACCACTAGCCGAACGCCATTGATCTCGACGACGGTGTCGTCAGGACGCGTCGTGTTGTCGAAATTCAGGCTATATTGAAATCCCGAGCAACCGCCACCGACCACGGATACCCGCAGGGCGTGATCCGCCAGGCCTTCGCGCCGCATCGCCGCTTTCACCATCTCGGCCGCTGTCTCGGTCAACTGGAGCGTGGCCCCCACGTCTGGCACGCCGCTCTGTTCGGTCTCCGAGCTCACATGCTCCTCCATCGACTTCCCCTGTTCCCTCACGATTTAAGCTTGCTGCGACTTGAAGGTTCTGAAACCTTGTTCGTCTGTAAACGTATCCAGGGCATCGCCTTGTGTCAACCGGGCGGTGCTTTGCTTGAATTTGTACGGACCTTTCGACTATAGAGACCCCGGCCCAGCATGAAGATTTCACCACAACATCTCGTTGGGGTTAACCTAGCTCTGCTAGCGTTGATCGCGTACTGGGGTGCCTCGACCGTCAGCACGGCAGTGGCGGCAAAACTCAGTCCGCCTCCGCAGGTTCGTCTGAGCCAGCCGCCGCCGCCCATCGCGCGCGAACC
This portion of the Candidatus Binatia bacterium genome encodes:
- the erpA gene encoding iron-sulfur cluster insertion protein ErpA, with the protein product MSSETEQSGVPDVGATLQLTETAAEMVKAAMRREGLADHALRVSVVGGGCSGFQYSLNFDNTTRPDDTVVEINGVRLVVDATSAQYLAGTTIDYVKGLHGAGFKFLNPKATRTCGCGSSFSA